From one Microbacterium aurum genomic stretch:
- a CDS encoding sulfate/molybdate ABC transporter ATP-binding protein, whose amino-acid sequence MTGAALDAHVVVRRRGFVLDAAVTVAGGEVIAVMGPSGAGKSTLLAVVSGLLRSREGHVRVGGRDVSTPERQVAPQRRGVVLLGQEPHLFPHLTARDNVAFGLRRRGVRRGQARAEAEEWLARTGLADHAGHAPRELSGGQQQRVALARALATRPEVLLLDEPLTALDVETAADIRALLATQLPAAGTTTVMVTHSAVDAVALASRLVVLEGGRVSQDGPIRDVLTTPATAFGAMIAGVGRVTGTVAGGVWQAGALAVPAGGVAEGSAVAYLPPGAVRLADPREAASVAGAWRARVARLEPTVAGVRVVTTGPEVAVDVPVATVAERSIAAGGEIGMRVDLAAVRIVAE is encoded by the coding sequence GTGACCGGCGCGGCGCTCGACGCGCACGTCGTCGTGCGGCGGCGCGGGTTCGTCCTGGATGCCGCGGTCACCGTCGCCGGCGGCGAGGTCATCGCCGTCATGGGTCCGAGCGGCGCCGGCAAGTCCACCCTCCTGGCGGTGGTCTCGGGGCTGCTGCGCTCCCGCGAGGGACACGTGCGGGTGGGCGGCCGCGACGTGTCCACGCCCGAACGGCAGGTCGCGCCGCAACGCCGGGGTGTCGTGCTGCTCGGGCAGGAGCCGCACCTGTTCCCGCACCTCACCGCGCGCGACAATGTCGCCTTCGGACTGCGGCGCCGCGGGGTCCGCCGCGGACAGGCGCGCGCAGAGGCCGAGGAGTGGCTGGCCCGGACCGGCCTCGCCGACCACGCCGGCCACGCGCCTCGGGAGCTGTCCGGCGGTCAGCAGCAGCGCGTCGCGCTGGCGCGCGCGCTCGCGACGCGGCCCGAGGTGCTGCTGCTCGACGAGCCGCTCACGGCCCTCGATGTCGAGACCGCCGCCGACATCCGCGCCCTGCTCGCGACACAGCTGCCGGCCGCGGGCACGACGACCGTCATGGTGACCCACAGTGCCGTCGACGCCGTAGCGCTCGCGTCGCGGCTCGTCGTGCTGGAGGGCGGGCGGGTGTCGCAGGACGGGCCGATCCGCGATGTGCTGACGACCCCCGCCACGGCGTTCGGCGCGATGATCGCGGGCGTCGGCCGGGTCACCGGCACCGTCGCGGGCGGCGTGTGGCAGGCGGGTGCGCTCGCCGTGCCGGCGGGAGGTGTGGCCGAGGGGAGCGCCGTCGCCTACCTGCCGCCCGGCGCTGTGCGCCTCGCCGACCCGCGGGAAGCGGCATCCGTCGCCGGTGCGTGGCGCGCGCGCGTCGCGCGGCTGGAGCCGACGGTCGCGGGCGTCCGGGTGGTGACGACCGGCCCCGAGGTCGCCGTGGATGTGCCGGTCGCGACGGTTGCCGAGCGGAGCATCGCGGCGGGTGGTGAGATCGGGATGCGGGTGGACCTCGCCGCCGTGCGGATCGTCGCGGAGTGA